One genomic window of Streptomyces sp. WP-1 includes the following:
- the rox gene encoding rifampin monooxygenase, translating into MIDVIIAGGGPTGLMLAAELRLHGVRTVVLEKEAEPTRIVRALGLHARSIEVLDQRGLLERFLAQGKQYPLGGFFAGIRKPSPAGLDTAHGYVLGIPQPVTDRLLAERATELGAEIRRGGEVAGLSQDEDGVSVALADGTRLRSRYLVGCDGGRSTVRKLLGVAFPGEPSRVDTLLGEARLTASPEEVDAVVTEIRKTQLRFGAGPLGDGVYRVVVPADGVAEDRTAPPTLDEVRRQLRAVAGTDFGIHAPRWLSRFGDGTRQAERYRVGRVLLAGDAAHVHPPMGGQGLNLGVQDAFNLGWKLAAEIAGWAPQGLLDTYERERHPVAADVLDNTRAQMELVSLEPGAQAVRRLLSELMDFEEVNRRLTEKIIATGIRYDLGDGHELLGRRLPDMPLKQGRLYELLREGRGLLLDRTGRLSVSGWADRIDHVVDGSDRLDVPAVLLRPDGHVAWAGEDPSGLAERLPRWFGAPGSPR; encoded by the coding sequence ATGATCGACGTGATCATCGCGGGTGGCGGACCGACCGGTCTGATGCTGGCCGCCGAGCTACGGCTGCACGGCGTCCGCACCGTCGTGCTGGAGAAGGAGGCGGAGCCCACCCGGATCGTCCGGGCGCTCGGGCTGCACGCGCGCAGCATCGAGGTACTGGACCAGCGCGGCCTGCTGGAACGTTTCCTGGCCCAGGGCAAGCAGTACCCGCTCGGCGGCTTCTTCGCGGGCATCCGCAAGCCGTCGCCGGCGGGCCTGGACACCGCGCACGGGTACGTCCTCGGCATCCCGCAGCCCGTCACCGACCGCCTGCTGGCCGAGCGCGCCACGGAGCTGGGCGCCGAGATCCGCCGGGGCGGCGAGGTGGCCGGGCTGAGCCAGGACGAGGACGGGGTGAGCGTCGCACTGGCCGACGGCACACGGCTGCGCTCGCGCTACCTCGTCGGCTGCGACGGCGGCCGCAGTACGGTGCGCAAGCTGCTCGGCGTCGCCTTCCCCGGGGAGCCCTCCCGCGTCGACACCCTGCTCGGCGAGGCACGGCTGACCGCCTCGCCCGAGGAGGTGGACGCCGTGGTGACCGAGATCCGCAAGACCCAGCTGCGGTTCGGCGCCGGGCCCCTCGGCGACGGGGTGTACCGCGTCGTCGTACCGGCCGACGGCGTGGCCGAGGACCGTACGGCCCCGCCGACCCTGGACGAGGTACGACGGCAGCTGCGGGCCGTCGCCGGGACCGACTTCGGCATCCACGCGCCGCGCTGGCTCTCCCGCTTCGGCGACGGCACCCGGCAGGCCGAGCGCTACCGGGTCGGCCGCGTCCTGCTGGCCGGCGACGCGGCCCATGTCCACCCGCCGATGGGTGGCCAGGGGCTCAACCTCGGCGTCCAGGACGCGTTCAACCTCGGCTGGAAACTGGCCGCCGAGATTGCCGGCTGGGCGCCCCAGGGGCTGCTCGACACCTACGAGCGCGAACGCCACCCCGTCGCCGCCGACGTGCTCGACAACACCCGGGCCCAGATGGAACTGGTCTCCCTCGAACCGGGGGCCCAGGCGGTACGCCGGCTGCTCTCGGAACTCATGGACTTCGAGGAGGTGAACCGCCGTCTGACCGAGAAGATCATCGCGACCGGCATCCGCTACGACCTCGGCGACGGCCACGAACTCCTCGGCCGCCGCCTCCCGGACATGCCCCTGAAGCAGGGACGCCTCTACGAGCTGCTGCGTGAGGGCCGCGGCCTGCTGCTCGACCGTACCGGCCGCCTCTCGGTGTCCGGCTGGGCCGACCGGATCGACCATGTCGTCGACGGCAGCGACCGACTGGACGTCCCCGCCGTGCTCCTGCGGCCCGACGGCCATGTGGCCTGGGCCGGCGAGGACCCGTCCGGTCTCGCCGAACGACTGCCGAGGTGGTTCGGCGCACCCGGGTCGCCCCGCTAG
- a CDS encoding SGNH/GDSL hydrolase family protein: protein MRPFRIQSWAAAVSLAGACTLAGPASAPAAPNRAALDYVALGDSYSAGVGAGDYLPEGASCLRSSRAYPALWASVHASSFAFAACNGAKTGDVLNKQLGALSGRTDLVSVTVGGSDASWAKVMGICALPGTKACLNAVDSARTYVDETLPANLDRLYSAIRGKAPGARVVVLGYPHFYQLHGTCSRGLEDTERAALNAAIDHLDGVIARHATGHGFAFADARSAFDGHEICSAGPWLRSVEVLDLTESYHPNASGQSLGYLPLFTRAA from the coding sequence ATGAGACCGTTCCGCATCCAGTCCTGGGCCGCCGCCGTGTCCCTCGCGGGCGCCTGCACCCTCGCCGGTCCCGCCAGCGCCCCGGCGGCACCGAACCGCGCGGCCCTGGACTACGTGGCTCTCGGGGACTCCTACTCGGCCGGTGTCGGTGCCGGCGACTACCTCCCCGAGGGCGCGAGCTGTCTACGCAGCAGCCGGGCGTACCCCGCGCTGTGGGCGTCGGTGCACGCCTCGTCCTTCGCCTTCGCCGCCTGCAACGGCGCCAAGACCGGGGACGTGCTGAACAAGCAGCTCGGGGCGCTGAGCGGCCGTACCGACCTGGTCAGCGTCACCGTCGGCGGCAGTGACGCGAGCTGGGCCAAGGTGATGGGGATCTGCGCGCTGCCCGGCACCAAGGCGTGCCTCAACGCCGTCGACAGCGCGCGCACCTACGTCGACGAGACGCTGCCCGCGAACCTCGACCGGCTCTACTCGGCGATCAGGGGCAAGGCGCCGGGCGCCCGCGTCGTGGTGCTCGGCTATCCGCACTTCTACCAGCTCCACGGCACCTGCTCGCGGGGCCTGGAGGACACGGAACGGGCGGCGCTCAACGCGGCCATCGACCACCTCGACGGGGTGATCGCCCGGCATGCCACCGGTCACGGGTTCGCGTTCGCGGACGCCCGGAGCGCGTTCGACGGGCACGAGATCTGTTCCGCGGGGCCGTGGCTGCGCAGCGTCGAGGTGCTGGACCTCACCGAGTCGTACCACCCGAACGCCTCCGGGCAGTCCCTCGGCTACCTGCCCCTGTTCACGCGCGCGGCCTGA
- a CDS encoding DUF6400 family protein, giving the protein MSAYDPTPSAQPVEFSVDLTAHEMLRRAHVMDAVGPTWDPVKALREEDAAQDLLYSDLDEEQQRIYDELVAAGVLPRRGDGRATA; this is encoded by the coding sequence ATGTCCGCTTATGACCCCACCCCGTCCGCCCAGCCGGTCGAGTTCTCCGTCGACCTCACCGCCCACGAGATGCTCCGGCGCGCCCATGTCATGGACGCCGTCGGCCCCACGTGGGACCCCGTCAAGGCGCTGCGGGAGGAGGACGCGGCCCAGGACCTGCTCTACTCCGACCTCGACGAGGAGCAGCAGCGCATCTACGACGAGCTGGTCGCCGCCGGTGTCCTGCCCCGGCGCGGAGACGGCCGTGCTACCGCTTGA
- the rpmG gene encoding 50S ribosomal protein L33, with protein sequence MARSTARPVVRLKSTAGTGVTYVTRKNRLNDPDRLVLRKYDPVAGEHVAFREER encoded by the coding sequence ATGGCACGCAGCACCGCGCGTCCCGTCGTCAGGCTGAAGTCGACGGCCGGGACCGGCGTCACCTATGTGACGCGGAAGAACCGCCTCAACGACCCCGACCGCCTCGTGCTGCGCAAGTACGACCCGGTCGCCGGCGAGCACGTCGCGTTCCGCGAGGAGCGCTGA
- a CDS encoding FAD-dependent oxidoreductase, translating to MDDPGERTTCCVVGGGPAGMVLALLLARSGVEVTVLEKHADFLRDFRGDTVHPSTLALLDELGLAERFARLPQRRVRTVRLPVDPGRPQVTVADLSVLRGPYNYVAMVPQWDLLDLLADEARREPSFRLRMNTEATGFLTEGGRVTGVRYRTADGRTGELRALLTVACDGRGSLARARRELGPRSFDCPMDAWWFRLPRRVDDPSGLVGGAGDRFLTAMIDRGEYWQCAALIPKGTDGSRRAAGLGTFRAQFTAAVPWLADRADTLRSWDEVKLLDVRLDRLRRWYRPGLLCIGDAAHAMSPVFGIGINLAVQDAVATARRLAGPLRRGAVSERELRGVQRRRRPTTVATQTLQRLAHARLIRPVLEGRPPLGNADRARRVAHLLAGSRRLRRLPAYFIAYGARRERPPAAAVRKPARVGEGGPGEAS from the coding sequence ATGGACGACCCCGGGGAGCGGACCACCTGCTGTGTGGTGGGCGGCGGCCCCGCGGGCATGGTGCTCGCCCTGCTGCTGGCCCGCTCCGGCGTGGAGGTGACGGTGCTGGAGAAGCACGCCGACTTCCTGCGCGACTTCCGCGGCGACACCGTCCACCCCTCCACCCTGGCGCTGCTGGACGAACTGGGCCTGGCCGAGCGGTTCGCCCGGCTGCCGCAGCGCCGGGTGCGCACCGTACGGCTGCCGGTCGACCCCGGCCGCCCCCAGGTCACCGTCGCCGACCTCTCGGTGCTGCGCGGCCCCTACAACTACGTGGCAATGGTGCCCCAATGGGATCTCCTCGACCTGCTCGCCGACGAGGCCCGCCGCGAACCCTCCTTCCGGCTGCGGATGAACACGGAGGCCACCGGCTTCCTGACGGAGGGGGGACGGGTGACCGGGGTGCGCTACCGCACCGCCGACGGCCGCACCGGGGAACTGCGCGCCCTGCTCACCGTCGCCTGCGACGGCCGCGGCTCGCTCGCCCGCGCCCGGCGGGAGCTGGGACCGCGCTCCTTCGACTGCCCGATGGACGCCTGGTGGTTCCGGCTGCCGCGCCGCGTGGACGATCCGAGCGGGCTGGTCGGCGGCGCGGGCGACCGCTTCCTCACCGCGATGATCGACCGCGGCGAGTACTGGCAGTGCGCAGCGCTCATCCCCAAGGGCACCGACGGCAGCCGCCGCGCCGCCGGACTCGGCACATTCCGGGCCCAGTTCACCGCCGCCGTGCCCTGGCTCGCCGACCGCGCCGACACCCTGCGCTCCTGGGACGAGGTCAAGCTCCTCGACGTACGCCTGGACCGACTGCGCCGCTGGTACCGCCCCGGACTGCTGTGCATCGGCGACGCGGCCCACGCCATGTCCCCGGTCTTCGGCATCGGCATCAACCTCGCGGTCCAGGACGCCGTGGCCACCGCCCGCCGTCTCGCCGGACCGCTGCGCCGGGGTGCCGTGAGCGAGCGCGAGCTGCGTGGGGTGCAGCGGCGCCGCCGGCCCACGACGGTCGCCACCCAGACCCTCCAGCGGCTGGCCCACGCCCGCCTCATCCGCCCCGTGCTGGAGGGCCGGCCGCCGCTCGGCAACGCGGACCGGGCCCGGCGCGTCGCCCATCTGCTCGCCGGCTCCCGGCGGTTGCGCAGGCTGCCCGCCTACTTCATCGCCTACGGCGCCCGGCGCGAGCGGCCACCCGCGGCGGCGGTCCGCAAGCCCGCCCGGGTCGGCGAAGGGGGTCCGGGCGAGGCGTCGTAG
- a CDS encoding XdhC family protein — protein MLDLAAELTRWLGEGREFAVATVVSVGGSAPRDPGAALAVDRAGTVIGSVSGGCVEGAVYALCQEALESGRSVVERFGYSDKDAFAVGLTCGGVIDVLVTPVSARAPVRPVLAAALALVAEGEPVALARIARGPDDLLGRTLLVRPDGAHEGTLGGHADLDRRAAAEAGALLEAGRTGTVEISADGSHCPGGLTLLVESDVPPPRMIIFGAVDFASALARAGKFLGHHVTVCDARPVFATAARFPDADEVVVDWPHRYLRRTATDARTVLCVLTHDAKFDVPLLKVALGMPLAFVGAMGSRRTHEDRARRLRAEGVSERQLARLRSPIGLDLGARTPEETALSITAEIVAARRGGTGAPLTGGRAPIHRNRPSAVAAGV, from the coding sequence ATGCTTGACCTGGCCGCCGAGCTGACCCGATGGCTGGGCGAGGGGCGGGAGTTCGCGGTCGCCACCGTGGTGTCCGTCGGCGGCAGCGCCCCGCGCGATCCCGGCGCCGCCCTCGCCGTCGACCGCGCGGGGACCGTGATCGGCTCGGTCTCCGGCGGCTGCGTCGAGGGCGCGGTCTACGCGCTGTGCCAGGAGGCGCTGGAGAGCGGCCGGAGCGTCGTCGAGCGGTTCGGGTACAGCGACAAGGACGCCTTCGCGGTCGGGCTGACCTGCGGCGGGGTGATCGACGTCCTGGTCACGCCGGTAAGCGCGCGGGCGCCCGTCCGGCCGGTCCTCGCCGCGGCCCTCGCACTCGTCGCCGAGGGCGAGCCGGTGGCCCTCGCCCGGATCGCCCGTGGCCCCGACGACCTGCTGGGCCGGACCCTGCTGGTGCGGCCCGACGGCGCCCACGAGGGCACGCTCGGCGGCCACGCGGACCTCGACCGGCGGGCTGCGGCCGAGGCGGGCGCCCTGCTGGAGGCGGGCCGCACCGGCACGGTGGAGATCTCCGCCGACGGCTCGCACTGCCCCGGCGGCCTCACCCTGCTGGTCGAGTCCGACGTGCCGCCCCCGCGCATGATCATCTTCGGTGCGGTGGACTTCGCCTCGGCGCTGGCGCGGGCCGGCAAGTTCCTCGGCCACCATGTGACCGTCTGCGACGCCCGCCCCGTCTTCGCCACCGCGGCCCGCTTCCCCGACGCCGACGAGGTGGTGGTCGACTGGCCGCACCGCTATCTGCGGCGCACCGCGACCGACGCGCGGACCGTGCTGTGCGTGCTCACCCACGACGCGAAGTTCGACGTACCGCTGCTCAAGGTGGCCCTCGGCATGCCGCTCGCGTTCGTCGGCGCGATGGGCTCCCGGCGCACCCACGAGGACCGGGCGCGGCGGCTGCGCGCGGAGGGCGTGAGCGAGCGCCAACTGGCCCGGCTGCGCTCGCCGATCGGCCTCGACCTGGGCGCCCGTACGCCCGAGGAGACCGCCCTGTCCATCACGGCGGAGATCGTCGCCGCCCGGCGGGGCGGCACCGGCGCGCCGCTGACCGGCGGCCGGGCGCCGATCCACCGGAACCGGCCATCCGCCGTGGCGGCGGGCGTATGA
- a CDS encoding xanthine dehydrogenase family protein molybdopterin-binding subunit → MTTVTATGTATRAPSVGTARTRVEGVEKVTGAARYAGEIPFADLAHGWLALSTVARGRVSALDTDAVLAMPGVLAVLDHRNALRLNTDFAGLLGMRPDPTCAVFQHDRVPHLGWPVALVVAETSEQAREAAESLVVHYEPEPSTTDFTAQSPDAYPLDGVMPALTEKGDIEAELAASAVTLDAEYTTPEEHHNPMEPHAATARWDDGRLEVVDSNQGATWVGGDLASLFSLDPAAVRVRSEHVGGGFGSKGVRAHQVAAAMAASVLKRPVRVVMTRRQMFTLAGHRSPTVQRIRLGADAEGRLRALEHRALSHTSTVYEFVEPSAGVARVMYDADAHRTENRVVRLDVPSPTFMRAPGEAPGSFALESALDELAVACGLDPIELRLRNDARRGPVSGLPFAGRRLAECFREGARRFGWAGRDPRPGARRDGRWLLGTGTAAASFQAGAAPSTATATAHPDGAFTVRIAAADIGTGARTALTLVAADALGVAPERVRVRIGDSAFGPAMIAGGSMGTRSWSWAVKLAAEELRERLALGADIPAEGITVRSDTTAAIGALAAAERHSFGAQFAEVAVDVTTGEVRVRRMLGIFAAGRIINPLTARNQFLGGMTWGISMALHEEALRDHASGGLVGADLAGYHVATHADVPRIEADWIEDPDPDDPVGIKGIGEIGIVGAAAAVANAVRHATGVRHRDLPITPRRVLTAGAPDA, encoded by the coding sequence ATGACCACCGTCACCGCCACCGGGACGGCCACCCGCGCACCGTCCGTCGGCACCGCCCGCACCCGCGTCGAGGGCGTCGAGAAGGTCACCGGCGCCGCCCGGTACGCGGGCGAGATCCCGTTCGCCGACCTCGCCCACGGCTGGCTGGCCCTCTCCACGGTCGCCCGCGGCCGCGTCAGTGCCCTCGACACCGACGCGGTGCTCGCCATGCCCGGCGTCCTCGCGGTCCTCGACCACCGCAACGCGCTGCGCCTGAACACCGACTTCGCCGGTCTGCTGGGCATGCGGCCCGACCCGACCTGCGCGGTGTTCCAGCACGACCGGGTGCCGCACCTGGGCTGGCCGGTGGCGCTCGTCGTGGCCGAGACCTCCGAACAGGCCCGGGAGGCAGCCGAGTCGCTGGTGGTGCACTACGAACCGGAGCCGTCCACAACCGACTTCACCGCGCAAAGCCCCGACGCCTACCCGCTGGACGGAGTCATGCCGGCGCTGACGGAGAAGGGCGACATCGAGGCCGAACTCGCCGCCTCCGCCGTGACGTTGGACGCCGAGTACACCACCCCCGAAGAGCACCACAACCCGATGGAGCCGCACGCGGCCACCGCCCGGTGGGACGACGGCCGCCTCGAAGTGGTCGACTCCAACCAGGGCGCCACCTGGGTCGGGGGCGACCTGGCCAGCCTCTTCTCGCTCGACCCGGCCGCCGTACGGGTGCGCTCCGAACACGTCGGCGGCGGCTTCGGCAGCAAGGGCGTGCGCGCCCACCAGGTGGCCGCCGCGATGGCCGCGAGCGTGCTCAAGCGCCCCGTCCGCGTGGTCATGACCCGCCGTCAGATGTTCACCCTGGCCGGCCACCGCAGCCCCACCGTGCAGCGGATCAGGCTCGGCGCCGACGCCGAGGGGCGGCTGCGGGCCCTGGAACACCGCGCCCTCAGCCACACCTCCACCGTCTACGAGTTCGTGGAGCCGAGCGCCGGGGTGGCGCGGGTGATGTACGACGCCGACGCCCACCGCACCGAGAACCGCGTGGTACGGCTCGATGTGCCGAGCCCGACCTTCATGCGTGCCCCGGGCGAGGCGCCGGGTTCCTTCGCGCTGGAGTCCGCGCTGGACGAACTCGCCGTCGCCTGCGGGCTCGACCCGATCGAACTGCGGCTGCGCAACGACGCCCGGCGCGGGCCGGTCTCGGGCCTGCCGTTCGCGGGCCGGCGGCTGGCCGAATGCTTCCGGGAGGGCGCCCGCCGGTTCGGCTGGGCCGGCCGCGACCCGCGCCCCGGCGCGCGCCGCGACGGCCGCTGGCTGCTGGGCACCGGCACCGCCGCGGCCTCCTTCCAGGCGGGCGCGGCACCCTCCACCGCGACCGCCACCGCCCACCCGGACGGTGCCTTCACCGTCCGGATCGCCGCCGCCGACATCGGCACCGGCGCCCGTACGGCCCTCACCCTGGTCGCCGCGGACGCGCTGGGCGTGGCACCCGAGCGGGTCCGGGTCCGCATCGGCGACAGCGCCTTCGGACCGGCGATGATCGCCGGCGGCTCCATGGGCACCCGCTCCTGGTCCTGGGCGGTCAAGCTCGCGGCCGAGGAACTGCGCGAGCGGCTCGCCCTCGGCGCCGACATCCCGGCCGAGGGCATCACCGTCCGCTCCGACACCACCGCGGCCATCGGCGCGCTCGCCGCCGCCGAACGGCACTCCTTCGGCGCCCAGTTCGCCGAGGTGGCCGTGGACGTCACCACCGGCGAGGTGCGGGTGCGCCGGATGCTCGGGATCTTCGCGGCGGGCCGGATCATCAATCCGCTCACCGCGCGCAACCAGTTCCTCGGCGGCATGACCTGGGGCATCTCCATGGCCCTGCACGAGGAGGCGCTGCGCGACCATGCCTCGGGCGGTCTCGTGGGCGCCGACCTCGCCGGGTATCACGTCGCGACCCACGCGGACGTCCCGCGCATCGAGGCCGACTGGATCGAGGACCCGGACCCGGACGACCCGGTCGGCATCAAGGGCATCGGCGAGATCGGCATCGTGGGCGCCGCGGCCGCCGTCGCCAACGCCGTCCGGCACGCCACCGGCGTCCGCCACCGCGATCTGCCGATCACTCCGCGGCGCGTCCTGACGGCGGGGGCGCCGGATGCTTGA
- a CDS encoding xanthine dehydrogenase family protein subunit M, translated as MREFDYRRATDVAGAVALLGADPDTRYLGGGTNLVDLMKTGVERPTRLVDIRELPLDRVESTRDGGLRIGATVTNADLAAHPEVRRRYPALAQAVLAGASGQLRNMATVGGNLLQRTRCGYFTDVTRPCNKRIPGSGCPAVEGEHHNHAILGASEHCVAVHPSDMAVPLTAFDAVVQYETADGPGELPLTEFYLPVGDTPHLETALPPGALITGVVLPPAPVAARSRYRKVRERASYAFAIGSLAAALDIGDGVVREARLALGAVASRPWRARAAEAVLTGAPAVPETYAAAAEAELAAARPLPHNGYKVTLMRNLVVSVLTELAEEAAR; from the coding sequence ATGAGGGAGTTCGACTACCGGCGGGCCACCGACGTCGCGGGCGCCGTCGCCCTGCTCGGCGCCGACCCGGACACCCGCTACCTCGGCGGCGGCACCAATCTCGTGGACCTGATGAAGACCGGCGTCGAACGCCCCACCCGGCTGGTCGACATCCGTGAACTCCCGCTCGACCGGGTCGAGTCGACGCGCGACGGCGGTCTGCGCATCGGCGCCACCGTCACCAACGCCGACCTCGCCGCCCACCCCGAGGTGCGCCGCCGCTACCCGGCGCTGGCCCAGGCCGTGCTGGCCGGTGCCTCCGGGCAGCTGCGCAACATGGCCACGGTCGGCGGGAACCTGCTCCAGCGCACCCGCTGCGGCTACTTCACCGATGTCACCCGGCCCTGCAACAAGCGGATCCCGGGCAGCGGTTGCCCCGCCGTCGAGGGCGAGCACCACAACCACGCGATCCTCGGCGCCTCCGAGCACTGCGTGGCCGTACACCCCTCGGACATGGCCGTCCCGCTCACCGCCTTCGACGCCGTCGTCCAGTACGAAACCGCCGACGGACCGGGCGAGTTGCCGCTCACCGAGTTCTATCTGCCGGTCGGCGACACCCCGCACCTGGAGACCGCCCTGCCGCCCGGCGCGCTGATCACCGGCGTCGTCCTGCCGCCCGCGCCCGTCGCCGCCCGCTCCCGCTACCGCAAGGTGCGCGAGCGCGCCTCGTACGCGTTCGCCATCGGCTCCCTCGCGGCCGCGCTCGACATCGGGGACGGCGTCGTGCGCGAGGCGAGGCTGGCCCTCGGCGCGGTCGCCTCCCGGCCCTGGCGGGCCCGGGCCGCCGAAGCGGTACTGACCGGGGCGCCGGCCGTACCCGAGACCTACGCCGCCGCGGCCGAGGCCGAACTGGCCGCCGCCCGGCCGCTGCCGCACAACGGATACAAGGTGACCCTGATGCGCAACCTCGTCGTATCCGTCCTCACCGAACTCGCCGAGGAGGCCGCCCGATGA
- a CDS encoding (2Fe-2S)-binding protein: MASSTSSVITLHINGEKFTLPVDHRTTLLDALREHLTLTGTKKGCDQGQCGACTVLSDGRRTVSCLQLAVAAEGREITTIEGVAEGDRLHPVQRAFLELDGYQCGYCTPGQICSAIGMLREHAEGLPSAVTDDIRPEAGPPPLSAEEIRERMSGNLCRCGAYVAIVEAVARAAADGERTAAATESEEAVA; encoded by the coding sequence ATGGCCTCCTCGACGTCCAGTGTCATCACCCTGCACATCAACGGCGAGAAGTTCACACTGCCCGTCGACCACCGCACCACCCTGCTCGACGCGCTGCGTGAACACCTCACCCTGACCGGCACCAAGAAAGGCTGTGATCAAGGGCAATGCGGGGCCTGCACCGTCCTGTCGGACGGACGCAGGACGGTCTCCTGTCTGCAACTGGCCGTGGCGGCCGAGGGGCGGGAGATCACCACGATCGAGGGCGTCGCCGAGGGGGACCGGCTGCATCCCGTGCAGCGGGCGTTCCTCGAACTCGACGGCTACCAGTGCGGTTACTGCACCCCGGGCCAGATCTGTTCGGCGATCGGGATGCTCCGGGAACACGCGGAGGGCCTGCCGAGCGCCGTCACCGACGACATCCGGCCCGAGGCCGGACCGCCCCCGCTGAGCGCCGAGGAGATCCGGGAGCGCATGAGCGGCAACCTGTGCCGGTGCGGTGCCTACGTCGCCATCGTCGAGGCCGTGGCCAGGGCGGCGGCGGACGGCGAGCGCACGGCTGCCGCGACCGAGTCCGAGGAGGCCGTGGCATGA
- a CDS encoding TetR/AcrR family transcriptional regulator — translation MQDSPRRSDAQRNRERILEVALAELSRCPDVPLSAIARKAGVGQGTFYRNFPGRESLVLEIYRHEMGHVADSAAQLLDTLPPAQALRAWMDRLSEFAMTKAGLADAIRQVTGAPGGPAKPAHTPVTDAAALLLRAGEEAGTIRPGVTADDFMLAIAGLWQLDPREDWRPRATRLLDLVMDGLRRGAPGG, via the coding sequence ATGCAGGACTCACCACGGCGCTCGGACGCGCAGCGCAACCGGGAGCGCATCCTGGAGGTGGCGCTGGCCGAGCTGTCGCGCTGCCCGGACGTCCCGCTGAGCGCCATCGCCCGCAAGGCGGGGGTCGGCCAGGGGACCTTCTACCGCAACTTCCCGGGCCGCGAGTCCCTGGTCCTGGAGATCTACCGCCACGAGATGGGCCATGTCGCCGACAGCGCGGCGCAGTTGCTGGACACCCTGCCGCCCGCGCAGGCCCTGCGCGCCTGGATGGACCGGCTCTCCGAGTTCGCCATGACCAAGGCCGGTCTTGCCGACGCGATCCGGCAGGTCACCGGCGCGCCGGGCGGCCCGGCCAAGCCCGCGCACACCCCGGTGACCGACGCGGCGGCGCTGCTGCTGCGGGCCGGCGAGGAGGCCGGCACCATCCGGCCCGGCGTCACCGCGGACGACTTCATGCTCGCCATCGCCGGCCTGTGGCAGCTCGACCCGCGCGAGGACTGGCGGCCGCGCGCCACCCGGCTCCTCGACCTGGTGATGGACGGCCTGCGCCGGGGCGCGCCCGGAGGCTGA
- a CDS encoding DUF6131 family protein has product MIALGIILLIVGFLTGISILWTIGIILLVVGAVLWILGSVGHAVGGRRHYW; this is encoded by the coding sequence ATGATCGCCCTCGGCATCATCTTGCTCATCGTCGGATTCCTCACCGGGATATCCATTCTGTGGACCATCGGAATCATCCTTCTGGTGGTCGGCGCGGTGCTGTGGATCCTCGGATCGGTGGGACACGCGGTCGGAGGCCGCCGGCACTACTGGTGA
- a CDS encoding PP2C family protein-serine/threonine phosphatase yields MRWLPVFYVAAVLILEPITPVDWPVSFLLVALPLVTAFAHGPRTVAGATVFAVVMEGILAGTPCCAGRPVGYLWDRHYVADYVCTALVGALGTILAAHRIRRERTLADVRFVADIAQRVLLRPLPQRIGNLLLESLYLSAAAEARIGGDLYEAVPTAFGVRLLIGDVRGKGLLAVETAAALLGAFREAAHDEPDLAALALRMERSMTRRAEHLGGSEIGERFVTAIFAEIPADGRTVRVVNCGHPPPLLIRADEVLELDSGCSGPPLNLGVLLPDPHHVDSYPFEPGEQLLLYTDGVTETRDPSGTFYPLARRLRSFGPLPPHELLERLHHDLLEYSGDSLQDDTAALAACLLADDGIRAVDKPHTP; encoded by the coding sequence ATGCGCTGGCTCCCGGTGTTCTACGTCGCGGCCGTACTGATCCTCGAACCGATCACGCCCGTCGACTGGCCCGTGAGCTTTCTGCTGGTCGCCCTTCCGCTGGTGACCGCGTTCGCGCACGGGCCCCGTACGGTCGCGGGGGCCACGGTCTTCGCCGTCGTCATGGAGGGGATCCTGGCCGGCACGCCGTGCTGCGCCGGCCGACCGGTCGGCTATCTGTGGGACCGCCACTACGTCGCCGACTACGTCTGCACGGCCCTGGTGGGCGCGCTCGGCACGATCCTCGCCGCGCACCGCATCCGCCGTGAACGCACCCTGGCCGACGTGCGGTTCGTGGCCGACATCGCGCAGCGCGTGCTGCTGCGCCCGCTTCCGCAGCGGATCGGCAATCTGCTCCTGGAGAGCCTGTATCTGTCCGCCGCCGCGGAGGCGCGCATCGGCGGCGACCTCTACGAGGCGGTGCCCACCGCGTTCGGTGTACGGCTGCTCATCGGCGATGTGCGCGGCAAGGGGCTGCTCGCGGTGGAGACGGCCGCGGCGCTGCTCGGCGCGTTCCGCGAGGCCGCGCACGACGAGCCCGATCTCGCCGCCCTGGCCCTGCGCATGGAGCGCAGCATGACGCGCCGGGCCGAGCACCTCGGCGGCAGCGAGATCGGCGAGCGGTTCGTGACCGCGATCTTCGCCGAGATCCCGGCCGACGGGCGGACCGTCCGGGTCGTCAACTGCGGCCATCCGCCGCCGCTGCTGATCCGCGCCGACGAGGTGCTGGAGCTGGACAGCGGCTGCTCGGGCCCCCCGCTGAACCTCGGCGTACTGCTGCCGGACCCGCACCACGTCGACAGCTACCCCTTCGAACCCGGCGAGCAGTTGCTGCTGTACACGGACGGCGTGACCGAGACCCGGGACCCGTCCGGCACCTTCTACCCCCTGGCGCGGCGCCTGCGCTCCTTCGGCCCGCTGCCCCCGCACGAGCTGCTGGAGCGGCTGCACCACGATCTGCTGGAGTACAGCGGCGACAGCCTCCAGGACGACACGGCGGCCCTCGCGGCGTGTCTGCTCGCCGACGACGGGATCCGCGCCGTGGACAAGCCGCACACGCCCTAG